GCTCCCAGTTCGACCCGCGCAATATCCCGGATGCGCACCACAGCGCCTTCGTCATCGGCGCGCAATACGATATTGCCGAACTCTTCTTCCGAGCTGAGCCGCCCTTTGGTGCTGAGAATGTACTGAAATTGGGTGGAGTCCGGCGAAGGCGGTGCACCCAACTGGCCCACTGCGGCCTGTACGTTCTGCTCGCGGATGGCGGCGAGGACTTCCGGCACCGATATTTCGAGGCCGGCCATTTTGACCGGGTCCAGCCACACGCGCATACCGTAGTCCAGCGCGCCGATGATTCTTGCTTCACCGACCCCGGGCACCCGCGCCAGTTCGCTGAGCAGGTTAATGGAGGCGTAGTTGGACAGGAAAATGCCATCAAATGTATTTTCCGGTGAGAACAGGTTGACCACCATCAACATGTCGGAAGAGCGTTTGCGCACCTTGATGCCGCGTTTCAGCACCTCGGGGGGCAGGGAGGGTTCCGCCAGTGCTACCCGGTTCTGTACGTCGACCTGCGCCATGTCGGCGTCGACATCAATGCCGAAGGTGATAAACAGCGAGTAGGTGCCATCACTGCCCGCATTTGAAGCCATGTAGACCATGCCTTCTGCACCGTTGACCTGTTCTTCAATGGGGATGGCGACGGCATTCTTTACGGTTTCTGCGTCTGCACCGGGGTAGGCGGCAACCACCGCGATTTTTGGTGGTGCGATGTCCGGGTATTGATCCACGGGCATGACGATCGCGGCCAGAATACCGGCGAAGGTAATCAGGATCGCAATGACAAAGGCAAAGCGGGGACGACGAATAAAAAGGTTGGTATCACCACCCATCGAATGAGCGCCTCAGGTTACTTGCCGATGTCATTCGGATCATAGGGCTCGCCCGGCTGGTTTCTTTCCCGCCCTTCGCGTTGCATGGATTCCAGCATCTGCGATTGGGTCTCCCGGTCTCTGGCGAGTTGTTCCTTGAGGGAGTGGGGCGGGGACTTTAGATTGAGGGGTGTCTGCTTCTTGAAGTCCTCAAGTTTGACTGGCACCACGGTTACCTGATCGCCCGGGCTGACTTTTTGCAGGCCCTCGACCAGAACCCGGTCGCCCGTTTTCAGGCCCTTGCGAATGGCCCAGTTGGGGCCGATTCGGACACCCACTTCCACATTGGCCCGTTTTACCTTGTTGTCTTTGTCGAGCAGGTAGACGTAAAAGCCCTGCTGGTCCTGGGATACCGCCTTTTGCGGAATGACGATGCGTTCGATTTCCTCCAGCAGTTTTCCGTGCAGCGTGACATTCTCCTTGGGGATCAGCAGGCCGTCGGTGTTCGGGAAAAGCACGCGCGCGGCGATGGTGCCGCGGGTGGAGGCGGCGGTGGCATCCCAAGAGAAAAATTCCCCTTTAAAGGGATAGATGCTGCCGCCGGGCAGCTCCATATAAAGCTCCATATTGGGAATGGCGCGCCCCTGCTGCTTCAGTCTTTCCACCACGGTGTAAAAATCGTTGTAGGCCTTCTGGCCCACATTGGCCAGTACGTACACGGGGTCGAGCTTGACCATCTTGGTGATCGGTACCGAGGTCGGCAATATCACAATGTCGCCCGGCGCGTAGTTGGGGTGCCCAACACGCCCGGAAAACGGCGCCACAATGGACGTATGCGACAGGTCCTGCCGCGCCTGTACCAGCGCTGCATGGGCTTTATCCAGCTCTGCTTCGGCGGCCAGCTTGGCGGATTTCGCGGTATCAAAATCTTTTGCCGAGATGTAACCCTGGGGGCTTAACTCACGCGCCCGCCGAAAGTTGCCGTCGGCCTGTTCAAAGTTTGCGGTTGCTTCCGCCACCATGGATTGGGCGGTGGCAACCGCCGACTCGAACTTGTAGGGATCGAGGCGCACCAGCTCTTCGCCCTGTTTGAAAAAGGCGCCCGGCGTAATGTTCTGATAGAGAATCCTGGATTGCACCAGCGGGAAGATTTGTGCCGTTTCCACCGCCTCGATAACCGCAGGCACCTCAAAGCTGGGCCGGAATTTCAGGCGCTGGGCTTCCACCACTTCCACCTTCTTCGGCGGTGGGGTGGGTTTTTCTGGCGTCTTGTCCCCGCAGCCTGTGCTGAGTACAAACGCGAGAATGAAGACTTTCTGCCAGTGAACAGGGAAGAGGTTGGAATAAGACATCATTTCCGCGCACTTGAATTAGGAAACCATTGCCTATTAATCCTAGTCGTCGTTTGCGGCAGGGGAGGTTGTCGAGGGCGGCTTGGCGCGGGATGCCACCCGTGCGGCGGGGCGCGCAGATACTAGCAGCCGGACGGTGCGTTAAATGAGCTTGAGGCCGTGCGTGGGCCTGCGGTATCAGCGGTTGTAGTGCACCGGCACTTCCAGGGTTTCCTTTACCTGCTCCATTACCACGTAGCTGGTGCACTCCTGCACTTCTGGCAGGGTCAGCAGGGTTTCGCCATAAAACCGCCGGTAGGCGCTCATGTCGGCAACACGCGCTTTGATCAGGTAGTCAAAATTGCCCGATACCAGATAACACTCCTGTACTTCCGGCAGGGCAGACACTGCCGTGCGGAAATCCTCGAATGCATCCTGCGCAGAGCGGTTCAGGCGGATCTGTACAAACACCACCAGCGCCGCGTCCAGATACTCGGGGTTGATCAGTGCGGTATAGCCCTGGATAACCCCATCGGACTCCATTTTTTTCACCCGCTCGACGCAGGGTGTGGCGGTCAGGCCGACGTGGCGGGCCAGTTCCGCGTAGCTGGTGCGCCCGTTCTTTTGCAGTACACGCAGGATGTTGCGATCAATGGTGCTGAGTTCGTTGGCGCGCCTTTTCATGTTTTTGACATGCTCTCGGATATCTGTCTTGACCAATTGGTCGAGCCCTTTGGGCCCGTCAGGAATGCCACAGAAAAAGGGCGGTAAAGCCCGGCTTGACTTGTCTGTGGCGCGAATTCTGGTCTCGTTTGGCTAAAAAACGGTCATTTAGAGAAATAACCAGTGGATTCCACTAATTATATTTAAAAATTTGCAGAAATCCACTCAAAAGAGGGTCTTATACTGCGGGAATCCAACAAAAGAAAGGGGCGCGCAAAGCTGCGCTCACAGAGTGATTGAGGAGATTCGTTATGTTGATCGGTGTCCCAAAAGAAATTAAGAACCACGAGTATCGCATCGGCCTGACGCCGGCGAGCGTACGCGAGCTGATCGGCCATGGTCATGAGGTGATCGTGCAGAAAGACGGCGGTTCAGCCATTGGCTTTACCGATGAAATGTACGAGCAGGCGGGTGCCAAGATCATCGACAGCGCTGAAGAAATCTTCGCCACTGCCGATATGATCGTGAAGGTAAAAGAACCCCAGCCGCACGAATGCGAAATGCTGCGCCCCGGCCAGCTGCTGTACACCTACCTGCACCTCGCGCCCGATCCCAAGCAGACCGAACTGCTGGTGAAATCCGGTGCGACCTGTATCGCTTATGAAACCGTTACCGACCGCTTCGGTGGCCTGCCGCTGCTGGCGCCCATGTCGGAAGTGGCCGGCCGTATGTCCGTACAGTGCGGTGCGCATCACCTGGAAAAAGCCCAGGGCGGCCTCGGTGTACTGCTGGGCGGCGTGCCTGGTGTAGCGCCGGCCAAAGTGCTGATTATCGGCGGTGGTGTTGTAGGTACCCAAGCGGCCAAGATGGCGCTGGGTATGGGTGCCGACGTGACCATCCTGGATCGCTCCCTGCCGCGCCTGCGTCAGCTGGACGATATCTTCGGCGGCGCGGTGCGCACCGAATACTCCACCAACGATGCGATCGAGAAGCACGCGCTGGAAGCTGACCTGGTTGTCGGTGCGGTACTGATCCCGGGCGCGGCGGCACCGAAGCTGCTGACTCGCGACCATATCAGCCGCATGAAGAAAGGTGCGGTGGTTGTGGACGTTGCGATCGACCAGGGCGGTTGTTTCGAAACTTCCAAAGCGACCACGCACCAGGAGCCGACCTACGTGGTAGACGGCGTGGTGCACTACTGTGTTGCCAACATGCCGGGCGGTGTTGCCCGTACTTCTACCATGGCCCTGAACAATGCCACCCTGCCGTTCGCGGTATCCCTGGCCAACAAGGGTGCCAAGCAGGCACTGCTGGACGATGCCAACCTGCTGGAAGGTCTGAACGTGCACGCCGGTATGGTGACCTACAAGGCGGTAGCGGATGTGCTGGGTTACGAGTACGTAGATCCGAAACTCGCCCTGCAAAAGTCTGCAGTTGAGTCTGAAGTCGCTGCGTAACCCGCAGCCTGAGCAAAGAATTGAACAGGTAACGCCCGTTCTCTTTGGGGCAACCCCATGCCCCGCTCTGTGAGACCCGGCAGTGTCTTGACTGCCATTGTGGCCGCGCTTTTTAGCGCGGCTTTTTTGTGCCCGTTCTTCAGGTGCGCTGTGTTATTTCGTTGTCGGTGCGATGGCGTGCGCGGTGATCTAGCGTCCGGGGAACAGTCGCGCCAGCAGGACGGGCAGGGCTGTTTCGACTCGCAGGATTCTGGGGCCCAGGTGTACGGATTCAAATCCCGCCGCCTGTAGCTTTTCTACTTCGTACGGAATGAAGCCGCCCTCCGGCCCCACTGCCAGAGTGGTGTGCTCGCAAATATCTACGGGGCAGGGGGTGTCGGTGACGGGGTGTGCGACCAGCTTGCGCGAGGCGGCGGCGATATCCGGCAGCTCATCTTCGACAAACGGCTTGAAACGCTTGCGCAGAAATATCGCCGGCATGGTGGTGTCCACCGCCTGCTCCAGGCCCAACAGGCACTGCTCGCGGAGTTTGTCTTCCGCCAGCCAGGGGCTTTGCCAGTAGGATTTCTCCACCCGGTAGGCATTGATCAGATACAGCGCTTTCACCCCAAGTGCCGTGGCGTGCTGGATGGTGCGCTTGAGCATTTTCGGGCGGGGCAAGGCGAGAATCAGGTTGAGTGGCAGCGGCGGTGGCGGTGCGCGATGCAGAGAAACGGTGAGCGCGATATGCTGTTCGCCCCGTTCGATGACCACGCCCTCGCCAATCTGCCCCTGCAGCACGCCCACCTTGAGCGTGTCGCCCACCTCGGCTTTGTGCACGTCGACAATATGCTGGAAGCGCCGTCCGCGGAGCACCGCGACGTCGGCCGCCCCGGCAAAATCGCTGGGTTCAAGAAGGATCAGATTCACGGTTGTTTAGCACTTTGCCGAGGCCACGGCGCCCTTGCCGATACCCTCGTAGGCGCGAACGCGGATGTCGTGTCCGGGATGCGTCGCTGCAAGCTGGTCGGCCATGTACTGCGCCAACTGTTCCACGGTGGTATCGCAGTCGAGAATTTCGCAGCGGTTACTGGGGATGCTCAGAGTGAACTCGCCCTGGCGGGCGCGGTAGGCAAAGTGCAGTTGCTGCGCAGATTCCTCGCGCAGGTCTTCGCGGGTGCCGAGGTAAATATCCGCCCAGCGCTTCGCCCATTCTGCTTCCAGCTGTGGATTGCGGACTCCATTCATATCGATTTGGATACGCGAGCGGTGGCCGTGGGCAATGCGCTGGCAGTTGCCGTCGTGCTTTTTCAGGCCGTGGCTGTAGTGGTAAAACGGGGTATCGATGGCCTCGGTGGTAAAACGGAGGTCGAGCTGCTTCACGCTGGTGGGGAAGATGCCCTCCAGTTCGCCCACGCACCAGTGTGCCACGGATTCCGGCGAGATTGCGTTCACCGCGACCAGGGCGAACGCCTCTGTGGGGCCCCCTACAGTGATGACTTCGCCATCGTCGAGTGTCCACTGCA
This Microbulbifer sp. Q7 DNA region includes the following protein-coding sequences:
- a CDS encoding efflux RND transporter periplasmic adaptor subunit, producing the protein MMSYSNLFPVHWQKVFILAFVLSTGCGDKTPEKPTPPPKKVEVVEAQRLKFRPSFEVPAVIEAVETAQIFPLVQSRILYQNITPGAFFKQGEELVRLDPYKFESAVATAQSMVAEATANFEQADGNFRRARELSPQGYISAKDFDTAKSAKLAAEAELDKAHAALVQARQDLSHTSIVAPFSGRVGHPNYAPGDIVILPTSVPITKMVKLDPVYVLANVGQKAYNDFYTVVERLKQQGRAIPNMELYMELPGGSIYPFKGEFFSWDATAASTRGTIAARVLFPNTDGLLIPKENVTLHGKLLEEIERIVIPQKAVSQDQQGFYVYLLDKDNKVKRANVEVGVRIGPNWAIRKGLKTGDRVLVEGLQKVSPGDQVTVVPVKLEDFKKQTPLNLKSPPHSLKEQLARDRETQSQMLESMQREGRERNQPGEPYDPNDIGK
- a CDS encoding Lrp/AsnC ligand binding domain-containing protein codes for the protein MKRRANELSTIDRNILRVLQKNGRTSYAELARHVGLTATPCVERVKKMESDGVIQGYTALINPEYLDAALVVFVQIRLNRSAQDAFEDFRTAVSALPEVQECYLVSGNFDYLIKARVADMSAYRRFYGETLLTLPEVQECTSYVVMEQVKETLEVPVHYNR
- the ald gene encoding alanine dehydrogenase, with amino-acid sequence MLIGVPKEIKNHEYRIGLTPASVRELIGHGHEVIVQKDGGSAIGFTDEMYEQAGAKIIDSAEEIFATADMIVKVKEPQPHECEMLRPGQLLYTYLHLAPDPKQTELLVKSGATCIAYETVTDRFGGLPLLAPMSEVAGRMSVQCGAHHLEKAQGGLGVLLGGVPGVAPAKVLIIGGGVVGTQAAKMALGMGADVTILDRSLPRLRQLDDIFGGAVRTEYSTNDAIEKHALEADLVVGAVLIPGAAAPKLLTRDHISRMKKGAVVVDVAIDQGGCFETSKATTHQEPTYVVDGVVHYCVANMPGGVARTSTMALNNATLPFAVSLANKGAKQALLDDANLLEGLNVHAGMVTYKAVADVLGYEYVDPKLALQKSAVESEVAA
- a CDS encoding 16S rRNA (uracil(1498)-N(3))-methyltransferase produces the protein MNLILLEPSDFAGAADVAVLRGRRFQHIVDVHKAEVGDTLKVGVLQGQIGEGVVIERGEQHIALTVSLHRAPPPPLPLNLILALPRPKMLKRTIQHATALGVKALYLINAYRVEKSYWQSPWLAEDKLREQCLLGLEQAVDTTMPAIFLRKRFKPFVEDELPDIAAASRKLVAHPVTDTPCPVDICEHTTLAVGPEGGFIPYEVEKLQAAGFESVHLGPRILRVETALPVLLARLFPGR
- a CDS encoding 6-carboxytetrahydropterin synthase, which translates into the protein MHLFVDSLTNVDFSYLHRSRGIVGETWLANAALDGALDHQGMVCDFGIVKKTLRNWLDSELDHRLLVPILAPELELERTDEGIRLQWTLDDGEVITVGGPTEAFALVAVNAISPESVAHWCVGELEGIFPTSVKQLDLRFTTEAIDTPFYHYSHGLKKHDGNCQRIAHGHRSRIQIDMNGVRNPQLEAEWAKRWADIYLGTREDLREESAQQLHFAYRARQGEFTLSIPSNRCEILDCDTTVEQLAQYMADQLAATHPGHDIRVRAYEGIGKGAVASAKC